The proteins below come from a single Kitasatospora sp. NBC_00315 genomic window:
- a CDS encoding extracellular solute-binding protein — protein sequence MNRSVLLLSAACATGALVLTGCGSSTKSGGDSAGGTTTIKLVAADYGDKASNSSKTYWDAVATAFTAANPKIKVDVQVVNWNDIDKQVKTMIQSGNYPDVLQTGGYADKVADDLLYKATDVLSPATQSNFIDTFSKAGQVKGTQYGIPFVSSARAFFYNKAIFTQAGITEAPKTWDDVKKDADLIKAKVPGVTPYALPLGPEEAQGESMMWELGNGGGVTDASGKYTINSAANVETFNWLKTNLVATGDTYPNPATTDRKTAFADFAAGKAAMLNGHPSLIQMSKDGKVDYGTAAIPGKSGPLASTLGVADWMMAFKKNGHQEQVKSFLDFAFNKENTLKFDELYNLMPVTKDTLADMTASGKHADLAPFFALLPQASFYPLGDTSWDAVSAEIKKSGGSAVSGDPTAVLGDLQKKAEAAVANK from the coding sequence GTGAACCGATCTGTACTTCTCCTCTCGGCGGCCTGTGCCACCGGTGCCCTGGTGCTCACGGGTTGCGGCAGCAGCACCAAGAGCGGCGGGGACTCCGCGGGCGGCACCACGACCATCAAGCTCGTCGCGGCCGACTACGGTGACAAGGCGTCAAACAGCTCGAAGACCTACTGGGACGCGGTCGCGACCGCCTTCACCGCGGCCAACCCGAAGATCAAGGTCGATGTCCAGGTCGTCAACTGGAACGACATCGACAAGCAGGTCAAGACGATGATCCAGTCCGGCAACTACCCGGACGTCCTGCAGACCGGCGGCTACGCCGACAAGGTCGCCGACGACCTGCTCTACAAGGCCACCGACGTGCTCTCGCCGGCCACCCAGTCGAACTTCATCGACACCTTCTCCAAGGCCGGCCAGGTCAAGGGCACCCAGTACGGCATCCCGTTCGTCTCCTCGGCCCGCGCCTTCTTCTACAACAAGGCGATCTTCACCCAGGCCGGCATCACCGAGGCCCCCAAGACCTGGGACGACGTGAAGAAGGACGCCGACCTGATCAAGGCCAAGGTCCCGGGCGTCACCCCCTACGCGCTGCCGCTCGGTCCCGAGGAGGCCCAGGGCGAGAGCATGATGTGGGAGCTCGGCAACGGTGGCGGGGTCACCGACGCCTCCGGCAAGTACACCATCAACTCGGCCGCCAACGTCGAGACCTTCAACTGGCTGAAGACCAACCTGGTCGCCACCGGTGACACCTACCCGAACCCGGCCACCACGGACCGCAAGACCGCCTTCGCGGACTTCGCCGCCGGCAAGGCCGCGATGCTCAACGGTCACCCCTCGCTGATCCAGATGTCCAAGGACGGCAAGGTCGACTACGGCACCGCCGCGATCCCCGGCAAGAGCGGCCCGCTGGCCTCCACCCTCGGCGTTGCCGACTGGATGATGGCGTTCAAGAAGAACGGCCACCAGGAGCAGGTCAAGTCGTTCCTCGACTTCGCCTTCAACAAGGAGAACACGCTCAAGTTCGACGAGCTGTACAACCTGATGCCGGTCACCAAGGACACCCTGGCCGACATGACCGCCAGCGGCAAGCACGCCGACCTGGCCCCGTTCTTCGCCCTGCTCCCGCAGGCCTCCTTCTACCCGCTGGGCGACACCAGCTGGGACGCCGTCTCCGCCGAGATCAAGAAGAGCGGTGGCAGCGCGGTCTCCGGTGACCCGACCGCCGTCCTCGGCGACCTGCAGAAGAAGGCCGAAGCCGCGGTCGCGAACAAGTAA
- a CDS encoding carbohydrate ABC transporter permease, with amino-acid sequence MSLKTAEPGADRARRGTPAGRRSGLARLGPLPWIAPAVLLILFVVLWPVYEMVHTSFLRISTTGFVRGTAGFDKYTKLFDEPDFLPVLGWTVIWTVAVVILTMVLSLALAQLFNQQFPGRRLTRWALIAPWAASVLMTAIGFKWMLDRTAGVLNTALTDLGIIDHPQDWLGDPGSAKPWMMLVAVFVSLPFTTYTLLAGLQTVPAEVYEAAKVDGTGPWQTYRLITLPLLRPALLVGLVINLINVFNSFPVIWGMTQGGPNSDTATSTVFAFQLMNTDIGESAAMSVINFGLVVLMVLVFLKVSRWNQEEN; translated from the coding sequence GTGTCGCTCAAGACCGCCGAGCCCGGTGCCGACCGGGCACGCCGGGGCACTCCGGCGGGCAGGCGCTCCGGCCTGGCCCGGCTCGGTCCGCTGCCCTGGATCGCCCCTGCCGTTCTGTTGATCCTGTTCGTGGTGCTCTGGCCCGTCTACGAGATGGTCCACACCTCGTTCCTGCGCATCAGCACCACCGGCTTCGTCCGCGGGACGGCCGGCTTCGACAAGTACACCAAGCTGTTCGACGAGCCCGACTTCCTGCCCGTGCTCGGCTGGACGGTCATCTGGACCGTCGCCGTCGTCATCCTCACCATGGTGCTCTCGCTCGCCCTGGCGCAGCTGTTCAACCAGCAGTTCCCCGGCCGCCGGCTCACCCGCTGGGCACTGATCGCGCCCTGGGCCGCCTCCGTGCTGATGACCGCCATCGGCTTCAAGTGGATGCTCGACCGCACCGCCGGCGTCCTCAACACGGCGCTCACCGACCTCGGCATCATCGACCACCCCCAGGACTGGCTCGGCGACCCCGGCTCCGCCAAGCCCTGGATGATGCTCGTCGCCGTCTTCGTCTCGCTGCCGTTCACCACCTACACCCTCCTGGCCGGCCTGCAGACCGTGCCCGCCGAGGTCTACGAGGCCGCCAAGGTCGACGGCACCGGCCCCTGGCAGACCTACCGGCTGATCACCCTGCCCCTGCTGCGCCCGGCCCTGCTCGTCGGCCTGGTCATCAACCTGATCAACGTCTTCAACTCCTTCCCCGTCATCTGGGGCATGACCCAGGGCGGTCCGAACAGCGACACGGCCACCAGCACCGTCTTCGCCTTCCAGCTGATGAACACCGACATCGGTGAGTCGGCGGCCATGTCCGTCATCAACTTCGGCCTGGTCGTACTCATGGTCCTGGTCTTCCTCAAGGTCAGCCGCTGGAACCAGGAGGAGAACTGA